DNA sequence from the Candidatus Sulfuricurvum sp. RIFRC-1 genome:
GCCAGCCCGGCACTGATGCGTAGAATACGATCGATCATCCCTATGTTACATACCATTATAAACTCCTTGGTCGAGAATGTGATTCTCGAAATTTGTAGGAGCATTGTAACGCTTTGAAGCTAGAGGTGTCTGTAACCTGAGTTACATAAAAAGAGAGAGCATCAATTGGTAAGATGGGGAAGCACTTTTATCAATTCGATCACTAAAACGGCTACCCACGTAAATATAGTGATTCCTGCGGCTGCGGCTGCAATATCTTTGATAATGCGAATTTTTTCATTGCAGCGTGTTTCCATAAAATCGCATACCGCTTCGATCGCCGTATTAAAAACTTCTCCCGCGATCATAACCCCTGTCGCTAGAATGATCAAAGAAGCATCAATCCACTCTTTATAGAGTATAACCGGAATGAGAAGAAGGGCGGAGATGATGATTTTGTATAAAACACTAAAATCGTAAATAACGGCAAAACGGAGACCTGAGAGGATAATTCTGAATTTTCGCAGCGGATGATAGCCGTGTTCCCCCGTCTCTAAAAATTTGTTTTTCATCCCAATACCCCCGTTTTAACAATCCAACCCGTAATAATGGCCCATATGAAGGCGATGAGCATCCCCGCCAAGATATCGGTCGGAAAATGGACTTGGAGGTACATCCGTGAGGCGGAAACGGACACAACAAGTAGTAAAAGAAGTGAGGATAGTACACTTTGATAGAGCGTTTGAGTGCCGATGAGCGCCAGAGAAAGCCCAAGGGCGAATGCGGTGATCTGAGCGGTATGGGCACTCGGAAACGAAGGATCGAGAGGAAGTTCATTAATCGCTCCGAAAAAAAGAGGACGTTTGCGTTCAAATTCAAATTTGAGTGCGTAGACGGTGATCACGGTTCCCCAAAAGGTGATTCCCAAGATTTTTTCAAAATGCTCTATGTGGGGGCTTAGGGTAAAAGTCAATAGAAGATAGAGGGGCAAAAGGATCCATAACGATCCCATCCACGTGATCGTGGAGAAAAAATGGTCCAGATAGGGATGACGGATCGCATGAAACCACGTCAGAATCGTCTGATCAAAATAGACGACGTGATCGTTTCGCAGGTAGTGAGCAAGGAGAATAAAGATACTCAAGGCTGCAATAAAGAGGAACAGTGAGAATGGCCACGATTCGCCGGAGAGAAATTTTAGATTAAAAGACATAGTTCACCTCTCTTTCTAAAAATATTGTAGCACACTTAGCGCTAAGGTAGGCGATTGAGATGCTCTTTGACATCGCTGAGACGGACGAAACTGAAACCGCTCTCTTGGAGTTTAGCAATACCTTCGATGATCCCCTCTCGTGTTCCTCCTTCGGGATGGTTCATGTGAAACAGGAGAATATCGCCGCTACGGGAACTCATGAGCTGTTGGGTCACTTTGGATGCGCTAAAGGTTGCTCCCGCATCCCCTAAAACGCTGAACCCGGCGATTTCGACGCCATTTTTATGGGCAATGGCAACGGAGTGCTCATCATAATAGGCGGTGCCGGAACGGAAAAAGCGGGGACGTTTGCCGGTGAGCTTTTCGATCAGATCGGCATTAGCGTTGATTTCATGGGCAACCTCTTCAGCAGAAGCGGTACCGGGAATGTTGTAAATACTTTTGCCGTTCACCGAGAGCGGGCGATGTGCGGTGCCGTGGTTGGCAATCTCAAAGAGGGGATTGGCTGAGAGTTTCTGGAAAATTTCGGGGTTAGTGTGTATCCATCGTGAGTTGATAAAGAGTGTAGCCGGAATACGGTTCTCACTCAGAAAATTGATCAGCCCCTCATCGTACTGGGAACTGCGAAAACTTCCCCCGCACGCATCAAAGGTGAGGGCTATCTCTTTTTTGGGCGTATGAAACGTCGTGACGACTCCGGTTACATTTTCACCCCATTGTACAGGTTCATCGGCAAAAAGGGTTGCCCCGACAACGAGTAAAAAAGTGAGGAAATATTTTTGCATAGATACCGCCTTAGAGTAAGGGTGAAATTGTAGCGTAGCGCACTTAGGGTTTGTTGCAGTCACGATCTTTTCCGAAAATACAACGGCCGTTGGTGATGAGTTTGCGGATGAAAAAAAAGAGGGAGAGGGAAGCGATAACTCCGCTCATAATTGCCTGAGGTATTAACCCGTGTGAAAAGAACGCGAGGGTAGCAAAGATAAAGGCCAGGGTAAGTATAAGACACATAGGAAATCCTTGAGATTCAGTCTCCGTATTGTAGAGCTAAAAAAGCGATATCAGCGTAACAAAAGTTACATAACAGGTAAAAAATAGCATTTAATATTTCTTTCACAGCTCATTTGATATGATAAAAAAAATTAATATAAAAAATAAATCAAATGATTAACATGAAAAATTAAAGATCATTTATTTTTATGAATAATGAGGTCGAAATGTCACATAAAACAAGCTATACGAAGATTGCCGCCAAAATTATTTTTATTACGATGTTTTTGACCCTTATAGCCGCCTATTTTTATGGGGAGTATATGAAACGGGATGCGATTAGCAATCTCGCCCATGTAGATGCCAAAAAAACGAGTATGCTTGTTTTTGAAGCCCTTTATTCTGCGATGCAGAGAGGTTGGAATAAAGACGATTTAGAAGAGATCATCACCCGGCTTAATGGTGTTGACGAACACATGAAAGTCAATGTTTATCGAAGTGCAAGAGTGGCAGAACTGTTCGGTGAAATAGAAAAAGACAAGTTGGCCAGAGAATCGGATCACGATATTGCAAAAGCCATTAGCGGAGAAGAAGTTTTAAATATTTCAAACTCTGAAGTGATCGAATACTATTATCCGGTTGTGGCTAAAAACAATTGTCTAAAATGTCATACCAATGCAAAGGCAGGGGATGTATTAGGGGTCATTGATGTTTCGTATCCGATAGACGATTTAAAAATTTCGCTGACGGAGATGATCAACTTTTTTATTATTTTTATCGTAATTTTTTCTTTTGTGGTCTTTATTGCAATTTTTATCGAATTGAATCAGTATTTGATTAAACCGATTAAAAACTTTTCAAATGTCATTAAAAACATAACGGCTTCTCAGGATATGAAAAAACGGGTGGAGGTGAATGATAATATTGAAGAGATCGATTCGATCAAAAATGTGTTTAACACGATGCTCGATTCGATAGAACATCAATTTTATTATGACACGCTAACCGGATTGGAAAATAGGAGAAAGCTGACCGAGAAGCTCGAAGAGAATAAGAGTGTTTTTTTAATGATTATCAACATTGATGCATTTCAGGAGATTAACGATTTATACGGGGATCATGTGGGAGATTCGATTTTAATCGATTTTGCCCTCTATTTAAAAGAGATTATTCCGGTCAAAGAGGGGATATACCGTCTCCATTCGGATGAGTTTGCCCATTTGTGCACTAACGGGATGGATATCAATGAATTTAAGATTTTTGTAGCCTATATCAGTGAAAAAATTGAGAATAAAAGTTTTAAGATTGACGATAAAAGCGAAGTGAGCCTCAGTGCAACGATTGGGGTGTCTCATGGTTCTGAGCAATTGCTGATGAATGCGGATATCGCCCTTAAATTGGCCAAAAAAAGTAAAAAGAACTTTTTAATCTATGATGAAACTATGGCAATGGCAAAAGAGTATGAGAAAAATTTTGACTGGACGAAACGACTTAAAAAAGCGATTGAAGAGGACAAAATCGTACCGGTTTTTCAGCCTATAGTCGATACTAAAACAGAGAAAATCGTCAAATACGAAGCGCTTATGCGGATGATAGATGATAAGGGGGAGTATATAGCTCCTGTCCATTTTTTGGAGCTTGCGAAAAAGAATAAGCTTTATCATCAATTGACCAAAATCATCATTGATAAAACGTTTAAACGGTTCGAAAATTTACCGTATCTCGTATCCATCAATCTTTCGGTGGAAGATATTTTAAACAAAGAGATCCATCATTTTATCCTTAGAAAACTCGAAGAGTTTTCCATCGGGAAGAAGATTGTATTTGAGATTATAGAGTCTGAGGGGATTGAGAATTTTGATCAAGTCCTGGAATTTATTGAGAGTGTTAAAAAATACGGTGTGAAAATTTCTATCGATGATTTCGGGACGGGGTATTCAAATTTTGAGTATTTGATGAAACTCAAAGTGGATTACATCAAGATAGACGGATCGATGATTAAAAATATCGACAATGACCCAAGCTCTCAAATGATTACCAAATCGATTGTCAATTTCGCGAAAAGTATGAACATTCAGACCGTTGCAGAATTTGTACACTCTAAAAACGTGTGTGAAAAAGTGAAAGAGCTGGAGGTCGATTTTTCTCAGGGGTATTACTTCGGAGAGCCCTCAGAGAGTATTCGAGAATCCTAAAACAGAACTTTATTCCGTTTTCTCTTTCACGTAATTGGCACCTTGGTTGACTTGCCCTTTGGTCCATTGGACGGCATTGCTAGAGTCTTGCTGCACACCGCTCCACGTAGCGGAACAGCCGGATACAAAGAGTAGAATAAAAAGGGTACATACGAAAGCTTTCACGCGATCACCTCTTAGATAAAAATAGCGAAAATTGTAACGTATTAATGTTAACTGATTAGAGATCGATTTTATAGCCGATTCCATTTACATTGGAAATAATATTCGGGTAGCTTTTTTTACGAATACCGCGAACCAAGGTTCGAAGGGCATCCATACTCATCAAACCATCCTGCCAAACCAACGATTCGATGACATCATAGGGAATAATGAGCTGCTTTTTATTTAAAAGAAGTTCGATGAGCAGATACTCTTT
Encoded proteins:
- a CDS encoding diacylglycerol kinase, yielding MKNKFLETGEHGYHPLRKFRIILSGLRFAVIYDFSVLYKIIISALLLIPVILYKEWIDASLIILATGVMIAGEVFNTAIEAVCDFMETRCNEKIRIIKDIAAAAAGITIFTWVAVLVIELIKVLPHLTN
- a CDS encoding phosphatase PAP2 family protein, with product MSFNLKFLSGESWPFSLFLFIAALSIFILLAHYLRNDHVVYFDQTILTWFHAIRHPYLDHFFSTITWMGSLWILLPLYLLLTFTLSPHIEHFEKILGITFWGTVITVYALKFEFERKRPLFFGAINELPLDPSFPSAHTAQITAFALGLSLALIGTQTLYQSVLSSLLLLLVVSVSASRMYLQVHFPTDILAGMLIAFIWAIITGWIVKTGVLG
- a CDS encoding polysaccharide deacetylase family protein, which translates into the protein MQKYFLTFLLVVGATLFADEPVQWGENVTGVVTTFHTPKKEIALTFDACGGSFRSSQYDEGLINFLSENRIPATLFINSRWIHTNPEIFQKLSANPLFEIANHGTAHRPLSVNGKSIYNIPGTASAEEVAHEINANADLIEKLTGKRPRFFRSGTAYYDEHSVAIAHKNGVEIAGFSVLGDAGATFSASKVTQQLMSSRSGDILLFHMNHPEGGTREGIIEGIAKLQESGFSFVRLSDVKEHLNRLP
- a CDS encoding EAL domain-containing protein; translation: MSHKTSYTKIAAKIIFITMFLTLIAAYFYGEYMKRDAISNLAHVDAKKTSMLVFEALYSAMQRGWNKDDLEEIITRLNGVDEHMKVNVYRSARVAELFGEIEKDKLARESDHDIAKAISGEEVLNISNSEVIEYYYPVVAKNNCLKCHTNAKAGDVLGVIDVSYPIDDLKISLTEMINFFIIFIVIFSFVVFIAIFIELNQYLIKPIKNFSNVIKNITASQDMKKRVEVNDNIEEIDSIKNVFNTMLDSIEHQFYYDTLTGLENRRKLTEKLEENKSVFLMIINIDAFQEINDLYGDHVGDSILIDFALYLKEIIPVKEGIYRLHSDEFAHLCTNGMDINEFKIFVAYISEKIENKSFKIDDKSEVSLSATIGVSHGSEQLLMNADIALKLAKKSKKNFLIYDETMAMAKEYEKNFDWTKRLKKAIEEDKIVPVFQPIVDTKTEKIVKYEALMRMIDDKGEYIAPVHFLELAKKNKLYHQLTKIIIDKTFKRFENLPYLVSINLSVEDILNKEIHHFILRKLEEFSIGKKIVFEIIESEGIENFDQVLEFIESVKKYGVKISIDDFGTGYSNFEYLMKLKVDYIKIDGSMIKNIDNDPSSQMITKSIVNFAKSMNIQTVAEFVHSKNVCEKVKELEVDFSQGYYFGEPSESIRES